Proteins encoded within one genomic window of Bacteroidia bacterium:
- a CDS encoding aminotransferase class I/II-fold pyridoxal phosphate-dependent enzyme codes for MDKIIPYGKQDITNEDITAVVEVLKSDYLTQGPKIAEFEEAFASYVGAKYAVAVSNGTAALHLCAMALGVRPGQKVITTPITFAASANCVHYCGGEVVFADIERDSYLLDINKVRALLQASPKGTFAGIIPVDFTGNPVDLEAFRQLADEYDLWIIEDACHAPGGYFTDTKGARQMCGNGKFAELAIFSFHPVKHIAAGEGGMITTNDLKLYEKLLTLRTHGITKDPDKFQNTMEMAYGQLPLAFSNQPIANSQPPRANRQPPAANRQPPAANSQQPTANSQWPAWYMEMQELGYNYRITDFQAALGASQLKRADEGLARRQEIAQRYIEAFDGTGIVKQENTAHGLNAYHLFVVEVEDRRGLYDHLREHKIFAQVHYIPVHLMPYYREFGWKEGDFPNAEDYYSKCLSLPMYPSLEVEQQEFVINTVKEFLKKNR; via the coding sequence GTGGATAAAATAATACCCTACGGCAAGCAAGATATTACAAACGAGGACATCACTGCTGTGGTGGAAGTGCTGAAATCTGATTACCTGACGCAGGGACCAAAGATTGCGGAATTTGAGGAAGCCTTTGCCTCGTACGTAGGGGCAAAGTATGCGGTAGCCGTTAGCAATGGGACAGCAGCGCTGCATCTCTGTGCGATGGCATTGGGCGTAAGACCAGGACAAAAAGTGATCACAACGCCCATCACTTTTGCTGCCAGCGCTAATTGTGTTCATTATTGTGGTGGGGAAGTGGTCTTTGCAGATATTGAACGGGACAGTTATCTGCTGGATATAAATAAGGTTCGGGCGTTACTTCAGGCTTCACCGAAAGGAACTTTCGCAGGAATTATTCCGGTGGATTTTACCGGCAACCCTGTAGATCTGGAGGCGTTCCGACAATTAGCGGATGAGTATGATTTGTGGATCATAGAAGATGCCTGTCATGCTCCCGGTGGATACTTCACGGATACAAAGGGCGCAAGGCAAATGTGCGGCAATGGAAAATTTGCTGAACTCGCCATTTTTTCATTTCATCCTGTAAAACATATTGCAGCCGGTGAAGGGGGCATGATTACCACCAACGATCTCAAACTTTACGAAAAGCTCCTGACTCTCCGTACCCACGGAATAACCAAGGATCCAGACAAGTTTCAAAATACGATGGAGATGGCTTATGGCCAGTTGCCATTAGCTTTTAGCAACCAGCCAATCGCCAACAGCCAACCGCCAAGGGCCAACCGCCAGCCGCCAGCCGCCAACCGCCAGCCGCCAGCCGCCAACAGCCAACAGCCAACCGCCAACAGCCAATGGCCAGCCTGGTATATGGAGATGCAGGAGCTTGGTTACAACTACCGGATTACGGATTTTCAGGCTGCTTTGGGTGCCAGTCAACTCAAGAGAGCGGATGAAGGGTTGGCAAGGAGGCAGGAAATTGCCCAGCGATATATTGAAGCTTTTGATGGAACAGGTATTGTGAAGCAGGAGAACACAGCGCATGGTTTGAATGCATACCACCTGTTTGTTGTGGAAGTAGAAGATCGCAGAGGATTATACGACCATCTGCGCGAACACAAAATATTTGCCCAGGTACATTATATTCCTGTACACCTAATGCCTTATTACCGCGAGTTTGGATGGAAGGAAGGGGATTTTCCGAATGCTGAAGATTATTATAGCAAATGCCTTAGCCTCCCCATGTATCCCAGTTTAGAAGTTGAGCAGCAAGAATTTGTTATAAATACGGTCAAAGAATTTTTAAAGAAGAACAGGTGA
- a CDS encoding sulfotransferase, producing MKEIIDNPIFISGHTRSGTNLLMRLLDGSSGLLSPPGVGKMHTLRRLSWSSGDGEDNEGRMKRLLGLVELQLSEEKLQKFRSHLFISVSNAPTGFKGDVTALLNAIKDYSGFENSKLQKWVEKNHNLEFYWGRVLMAFSNPRLLVMMRDPRDVWGSWREECRKNNLDTGKTQMRRNLQQHLFEETVEASLGVSRFKNTPDILEYYKVPEKNRTVFNKALSNVMFNGIQGADVNAEIIDVDAYAHSDNEAGRFAWNYRIIAERTMWLVNTYPDKAAIVCYENLVISPEKMVKQITEFCEIEIPLNIAPTEIGEQWSGNSSFAANFQGVSTDSVGRWKKRLDDEEVAAIMAVAGKAYEESVKWQEKALQPG from the coding sequence GTGAAGGAAATAATTGATAATCCAATATTTATTAGTGGACATACCCGATCAGGTACAAACTTGCTCATGCGATTACTGGATGGCAGCAGCGGTCTTTTATCACCACCTGGTGTAGGTAAAATGCATACTTTAAGGAGGTTGTCATGGAGTAGTGGAGATGGTGAGGATAATGAAGGCAGAATGAAGCGGCTGCTGGGTTTAGTAGAGTTACAGTTGAGTGAGGAGAAGCTGCAAAAATTTAGATCGCATTTATTTATATCAGTAAGCAATGCGCCTACAGGATTTAAGGGAGATGTAACGGCCCTTCTGAATGCCATTAAGGATTATTCGGGTTTTGAGAATAGTAAGTTACAGAAATGGGTGGAAAAAAACCATAACCTGGAGTTTTATTGGGGAAGGGTATTAATGGCTTTTTCAAATCCCCGGTTGCTTGTGATGATGCGGGATCCCCGTGATGTTTGGGGATCGTGGCGGGAAGAGTGCCGGAAAAATAACCTGGACACCGGCAAAACACAAATGAGGCGAAATCTTCAGCAGCACCTCTTTGAAGAAACCGTGGAAGCCAGCCTGGGGGTGAGCCGGTTTAAAAATACACCTGATATTCTTGAATACTATAAAGTTCCTGAAAAGAACCGGACTGTTTTTAATAAGGCCCTTTCCAATGTTATGTTTAATGGAATTCAGGGCGCAGATGTAAATGCTGAGATAATTGATGTGGATGCTTATGCCCATAGCGATAATGAAGCAGGAAGGTTTGCCTGGAATTATCGAATCATTGCGGAGCGCACAATGTGGCTGGTCAATACCTACCCTGACAAAGCGGCCATCGTTTGTTATGAAAACTTGGTAATATCACCGGAGAAGATGGTGAAGCAAATTACGGAGTTTTGTGAAATTGAAATTCCCCTAAATATTGCACCTACTGAAATTGGGGAACAATGGAGCGGTAACAGCAGCTTTGCAGCAAATTTTCAAGGGGTATCCACTGATTCGGTGGGCAGATGGAAGAAACGATTGGATGATGAGGAAGTGGCAGCTATAATGGCTGTGGCAGGGAAGGCTTATGAAGAAAGTGTGAAATGGCAGGAGAAAGCGCTACAGCCAGGCTGA
- a CDS encoding aldo/keto reductase, with protein sequence MAGESATARLILGTVQLGLAYGINNAGGKPSMSEAFSILKVAEDAGITHLDTAAAYGNSEAVIGNYIRQNGESRFRIITKLNGKADWQPSLQQSLTHLGVEKVDVLFFHTYQDYLKNSDHIDNLIKTEKDRSFSRLGVSVYTNEEMEALSGDDRISVIQAPFNLLDNDYHRSAAFEICKSQGKEIHTRSVFLQGLFFMPVSRIPARLQPVKPYVMELTGIANDLGIDVGALALQYALSKDYIDKVLVGVDGVAQLQKNLKWTQITVPEKAFQQIDKIEVADKDLLNPSKW encoded by the coding sequence ATGGCAGGAGAAAGCGCTACAGCCAGGCTGATTTTAGGTACGGTGCAACTTGGGTTGGCCTACGGTATTAACAATGCTGGTGGCAAACCTTCAATGAGCGAGGCATTCAGTATTCTTAAAGTTGCAGAAGATGCGGGCATTACCCATCTGGATACCGCAGCGGCTTACGGAAATTCCGAAGCGGTTATCGGCAACTACATTCGTCAAAATGGGGAGAGCCGGTTCAGGATCATTACAAAACTTAATGGCAAAGCAGACTGGCAACCCTCATTGCAGCAAAGCTTAACGCACTTGGGAGTAGAAAAAGTGGATGTACTCTTTTTTCATACTTATCAGGATTATTTAAAAAACAGTGATCATATAGATAATTTAATTAAAACTGAGAAGGACAGGAGTTTTTCCCGGTTGGGTGTTTCCGTTTATACCAACGAAGAAATGGAAGCATTGTCCGGTGATGATCGCATTTCGGTAATTCAGGCGCCTTTTAATCTATTGGACAATGACTATCATCGCAGCGCGGCATTTGAAATTTGCAAAAGCCAGGGGAAGGAAATACATACCCGTTCGGTGTTTTTGCAAGGGCTGTTCTTTATGCCTGTGTCCCGGATACCTGCGCGGCTACAACCCGTCAAGCCTTATGTAATGGAGCTGACCGGCATAGCGAATGATTTGGGCATTGATGTCGGGGCATTGGCACTGCAATACGCATTGTCTAAAGATTATATTGACAAAGTATTAGTTGGTGTGGATGGGGTGGCGCAGTTGCAAAAAAACCTGAAATGGACACAAATAACCGTCCCTGAAAAAGCATTCCAACAAATAGATAAAATCGAAGTAGCGGATAAGGATTTATTAAATCCATCAAAATGGTAA
- the pseG gene encoding UDP-2,4-diacetamido-2,4,6-trideoxy-beta-L-altropyranose hydrolase: MFRADANSQIGYGHFTRSIALAQMLKEDFECHIAIATPGNAMLLQLQNAGVGLIELPPVAYTTPDRRNAEDEIPFDLEDCLKGDEIVVLDGYWFGEKYQQRLRKYPVKIAIIEDDGKGNYCADMIINHAPGLKAEDYTLDTKNPVFALGPDYALLRPEFLKAAREERRAKVEIKTVMVCFGGADSKNLVNIVTGWLLQNTDYHVHAIVGGSFRNIIELNQRRINASSRLTISQNLREAEMLAAMKDADLAIVPASGILYECIACRLPVISGYCAENQKRIYQGLLHFDAFEDAGEFDEMAIQRAIKQLSLDRLKEISEHQKVCIDGKSMDRMKNAFLSMRTVA, from the coding sequence ATTTTCAGGGCCGATGCAAATAGCCAGATAGGCTATGGGCATTTTACCCGTTCGATTGCCCTAGCCCAGATGCTGAAGGAAGATTTTGAATGCCATATAGCAATTGCCACCCCAGGCAACGCAATGCTGTTGCAGCTACAAAATGCAGGTGTCGGGCTGATTGAGCTTCCTCCGGTGGCGTACACCACTCCTGACCGCAGGAATGCTGAGGATGAAATTCCCTTTGATTTGGAGGATTGTCTTAAGGGAGATGAAATTGTGGTGTTGGATGGATACTGGTTTGGAGAAAAATACCAGCAGCGTTTGCGGAAATACCCGGTAAAGATTGCCATCATAGAGGATGATGGAAAGGGTAATTATTGTGCGGATATGATCATTAATCATGCACCGGGCTTAAAAGCGGAAGACTATACGCTGGATACCAAAAATCCTGTTTTTGCATTGGGGCCGGATTATGCCTTGTTGCGCCCGGAGTTTCTGAAAGCAGCGCGTGAGGAGCGCAGGGCAAAAGTTGAAATAAAAACGGTAATGGTTTGTTTTGGAGGTGCTGATTCCAAGAACCTCGTAAATATTGTAACCGGATGGCTATTGCAAAATACCGATTATCACGTCCATGCTATAGTAGGTGGGAGTTTCCGGAATATAATTGAATTGAATCAACGCAGGATAAATGCAAGCAGCAGACTGACGATCAGCCAAAATCTGAGAGAGGCGGAAATGCTGGCCGCGATGAAGGATGCTGATCTTGCAATCGTACCGGCCAGTGGGATATTGTATGAATGCATTGCATGTCGGCTGCCTGTGATTTCAGGATATTGTGCTGAAAATCAGAAAAGAATATACCAGGGGCTTTTGCATTTCGATGCCTTTGAGGACGCAGGAGAATTTGATGAGATGGCTATTCAACGAGCAATAAAGCAACTCTCCTTAGATAGGCTGAAGGAAATATCCGAACATCAAAAAGTTTGTATTGATGGGAAGTCAATGGACAGAATGAAGAATGCTTTTTTGAGTATGAGAACGGTAGCATGA
- a CDS encoding GNAT family N-acetyltransferase, with product MNAINGMTEKLNCREATMADCQQIYKWNSDPVTRANSFNSSVFSFEDHKKWFEDKLKNGATKFFVFANEREQDVGLVRMDSVDDYWLIGLNVVPDHRGKGYAANMIIGAVQKIREKSPLPVIAQIKVENQSSVKVFEKAGFTLDREIVINNIPSLQYVYENS from the coding sequence ATGAATGCAATCAATGGCATGACTGAAAAATTGAATTGCAGGGAAGCAACAATGGCAGATTGCCAGCAAATTTATAAATGGAATAGTGACCCTGTGACACGCGCAAATTCATTTAATTCTTCAGTTTTCAGTTTTGAGGATCATAAAAAGTGGTTTGAAGATAAATTAAAAAACGGGGCAACAAAATTCTTTGTTTTTGCGAATGAGCGGGAACAGGATGTAGGTTTGGTGAGAATGGATAGTGTAGATGATTACTGGTTGATAGGTCTCAATGTTGTGCCCGATCACCGGGGTAAAGGTTATGCCGCTAACATGATAATAGGGGCCGTTCAAAAAATCAGAGAAAAATCTCCGCTACCGGTTATTGCCCAAATTAAAGTTGAAAATCAATCCTCAGTTAAAGTATTTGAAAAGGCCGGATTCACTTTGGATAGGGAAATAGTTATTAATAATATTCCAAGTTTACAATATGTCTATGAAAATAGCTGA
- the pseI gene encoding pseudaminic acid synthase: protein MKIADFKIGQRVLIIAELSANHGQQLKTAVDTVRAVKAAGADAIKFQTYRADTITINSVKDYFKIKGGLWDGRNLYDLYEEAHTPWEWHKELFEISKEEGLICFSSPFDKTAVDFLEELNTAAYKIASFEIQDIPLIAYAASKGKPMIMSTGIATEEDIELAISTCRQAGNNEIIILKCTSAYPAPIELANLKTMVDMRDRFNVEVGLSDHTFGHTVPVVATALGARVIEKHFILDKTIGGPDAAFSLDPTEFSALVEAVRNAEKALGEVTYEIPEKVESNRKFARSLFVVKDMERGEVFTSENVRSIRPGYGLHPKYYDQVLGKQAKIDLNRGTPLLKNHVDGIQ from the coding sequence ATGAAAATAGCTGATTTCAAGATTGGGCAAAGAGTTTTAATTATCGCTGAACTTTCAGCAAATCATGGTCAGCAATTAAAGACGGCTGTGGACACTGTGCGCGCGGTAAAAGCTGCGGGTGCAGATGCAATTAAATTCCAGACCTACAGGGCTGACACGATTACCATTAATTCGGTTAAGGATTACTTTAAAATTAAAGGAGGGCTATGGGATGGGCGCAATTTATATGATCTCTATGAAGAAGCACATACGCCCTGGGAATGGCATAAAGAGCTTTTTGAAATATCAAAGGAAGAAGGTCTGATTTGCTTCTCTTCTCCTTTTGATAAAACTGCTGTTGATTTTCTGGAAGAGCTGAATACAGCCGCGTATAAAATCGCTTCGTTTGAAATTCAGGATATTCCCCTTATTGCATACGCAGCATCAAAGGGAAAACCCATGATAATGAGTACGGGCATTGCAACTGAGGAGGATATTGAACTGGCCATAAGTACATGTCGTCAGGCTGGAAATAATGAGATCATTATTCTAAAATGTACCTCTGCTTATCCGGCACCTATTGAATTGGCCAATTTAAAAACAATGGTGGATATGAGGGATCGGTTTAATGTAGAAGTGGGACTTTCAGATCACACTTTCGGCCATACCGTTCCGGTTGTTGCCACGGCATTAGGGGCAAGGGTAATTGAGAAACACTTCATCCTTGATAAAACCATTGGAGGGCCGGATGCCGCTTTTTCATTAGATCCAACTGAGTTTAGCGCCCTGGTGGAAGCCGTAAGAAATGCAGAGAAAGCCCTAGGTGAGGTTACGTATGAAATTCCCGAAAAGGTGGAAAGTAACCGGAAATTCGCCCGCTCGCTTTTTGTGGTAAAAGACATGGAGCGGGGAGAGGTCTTCACTAGTGAGAACGTGCGGTCCATACGTCCTGGCTATGGCCTGCATCCTAAATATTATGATCAAGTGCTGGGAAAGCAAGCTAAAATTGATCTTAATCGTGGAACGCCTCTGCTTAAAAATCATGTGGATGGAATACAATAA
- a CDS encoding UDP-N-acetylglucosamine 4,6-dehydratase: MNILSLIKRNSGLLDEDVKAFDKALTEKVGDTNFLVIGGAGSIGQAVVKEIFKRNPRKLHVVDISENNMVELVRDIRSSLGYIDGEFKTFALDIGSWQYDAFFNADGDYDYILNLSALKHVRSEKDPFTLMRMIEVNILNTDKTLQQAIAAGTKKYFCVSTDKAANPVNMMGASKRIMEMFLMRRSVDIDISTARFANVAFSDGSLLHGFNQRILKQQPIVAPNDVKRYFVTPQESGELCLMSCLLGENRDIFFPKLSEALHLITFSEIAKRFLKASGFEAYECTDEDEARAMVATLPQQGKWPCLFTKSDTTGEKDFEEFYTENEVLDMERFESIGIIKNAFDFDGEKLRYFEERIDQMKNKGSWTKEEIVELFHVMIPGFGHLETGKYLDGKM, encoded by the coding sequence ATGAATATTCTAAGCTTAATTAAAAGAAACAGTGGTTTGCTTGATGAAGATGTTAAGGCTTTTGATAAAGCATTAACTGAAAAAGTAGGCGATACCAATTTCCTCGTTATTGGTGGTGCTGGCTCCATCGGCCAGGCGGTGGTAAAAGAAATATTCAAGCGAAATCCGCGGAAGCTTCATGTTGTTGACATCAGCGAAAATAACATGGTGGAACTGGTGCGGGATATTCGCAGTTCACTGGGCTATATTGACGGGGAGTTCAAAACTTTTGCACTTGATATTGGCTCCTGGCAATACGATGCTTTTTTTAACGCTGATGGCGATTATGATTATATCCTCAATCTGTCAGCATTAAAGCATGTTCGCAGCGAAAAAGATCCTTTTACGCTGATGCGGATGATTGAGGTGAATATTCTCAATACGGATAAAACCCTGCAACAGGCCATTGCAGCGGGAACGAAAAAATACTTTTGTGTCTCCACGGATAAGGCGGCCAATCCCGTAAATATGATGGGTGCCTCAAAGCGGATCATGGAAATGTTCCTGATGAGAAGGAGCGTGGACATTGACATTTCCACCGCACGTTTTGCCAATGTTGCTTTTTCTGATGGATCGCTGCTGCACGGCTTCAACCAGCGCATCCTGAAACAGCAACCTATTGTGGCCCCAAATGACGTAAAGCGCTATTTCGTTACGCCCCAGGAGTCGGGAGAGCTATGTTTAATGTCCTGCCTGTTGGGCGAAAACCGGGATATTTTCTTTCCCAAGTTAAGTGAGGCGTTGCATCTCATTACATTCTCAGAGATCGCAAAGCGCTTTCTGAAAGCATCGGGATTTGAAGCTTATGAATGTACCGATGAGGATGAAGCCCGTGCAATGGTGGCAACCCTGCCTCAGCAGGGCAAATGGCCGTGCCTCTTTACCAAAAGCGATACGACCGGGGAAAAGGATTTCGAGGAATTCTACACCGAAAATGAAGTGCTGGACATGGAGCGGTTTGAAAGCATAGGTATCATTAAGAATGCGTTTGATTTTGATGGTGAAAAACTCCGGTATTTCGAAGAGCGGATTGACCAGATGAAAAATAAGGGAAGTTGGACGAAGGAGGAGATCGTGGAGCTTTTCCATGTAATGATCCCCGGGTTCGGCCATCTGGAAACAGGAAAATACCTGGACGGCAAAATGTAA
- a CDS encoding LegC family aminotransferase, with protein MGKEFKSTIDFIKDLYGNPAFVPLHIPRFWGKEKEYLLDTIASTFVSSVGAYVNRFEEEMATLTGTAKAAAVVNGTAALQVALRIAGVQPGEEVITQALTFVATANAIAYNYAQPVFVDVDRDTMGMSATALEDFLETYGEKRDNGTFNKSTGKRIAACLPMHTFGFMCRIEEIVNICSQWDIPVVEDAAEALGSTYNGKPAGGFGRMGIFSFNGNKIITAGGGGALVSNDAQWAEKAKYLTTTAKVPHTWDYVHDELGYNYRMPNINAALLCAQLEQLDALKDSKRAVYEGYTGFFNNYDIRLTPIPEGTGWNYWLMSVELEDRKQRDAFLETTNANGIMTRPVWQLMYRLPMYKHCQRDDEKNAEYLEERIVNIPSSARED; from the coding sequence ATGGGAAAGGAATTTAAATCTACCATTGATTTTATAAAGGACCTCTACGGCAATCCTGCGTTTGTTCCGTTGCATATTCCCCGGTTTTGGGGAAAGGAAAAGGAATATCTCCTGGATACCATTGCGTCCACTTTTGTTTCTTCGGTTGGCGCTTATGTCAATCGTTTCGAGGAAGAAATGGCTACGCTTACGGGAACAGCAAAGGCTGCTGCTGTAGTTAATGGCACAGCCGCCCTGCAGGTGGCCTTGCGCATAGCAGGGGTACAACCGGGTGAGGAAGTCATTACCCAGGCACTCACGTTTGTGGCCACCGCCAATGCCATTGCCTATAATTATGCGCAGCCCGTTTTTGTGGATGTGGATCGGGACACCATGGGGATGTCAGCCACGGCCCTCGAAGATTTTCTTGAAACGTATGGAGAGAAAAGGGATAACGGCACGTTCAACAAATCAACCGGGAAGCGCATTGCAGCCTGCCTGCCCATGCACACCTTCGGCTTTATGTGCCGGATTGAGGAAATCGTAAATATATGCAGCCAATGGGATATTCCTGTGGTGGAAGATGCTGCGGAGGCCCTGGGAAGCACGTATAATGGAAAACCGGCAGGCGGCTTCGGCAGGATGGGAATCTTTAGTTTTAATGGCAATAAAATTATTACAGCAGGTGGTGGTGGAGCATTGGTTTCCAATGACGCACAATGGGCAGAAAAAGCAAAATACCTAACCACCACAGCGAAAGTCCCTCACACATGGGATTATGTGCATGATGAATTGGGTTACAATTACAGAATGCCCAATATCAACGCGGCTCTGCTTTGTGCCCAACTTGAGCAGTTGGATGCGCTGAAGGATTCCAAAAGAGCGGTTTACGAGGGGTACACCGGTTTCTTTAATAACTACGATATACGCCTAACGCCCATTCCCGAAGGCACTGGCTGGAATTATTGGTTGATGAGCGTGGAACTGGAAGACAGAAAACAACGGGATGCATTTTTAGAAACGACAAACGCAAATGGCATAATGACCCGTCCGGTATGGCAATTAATGTATCGCCTGCCGATGTATAAGCATTGCCAACGTGATGATGAGAAGAATGCGGAATACCTGGAAGAACGAATTGTAAATATCCCCAGTAGTGCCAGAGAAGACTAA
- a CDS encoding acetyltransferase, giving the protein MPEKTKQCCLLGYAGHGLVVAEAAMLLKMNLIAYADKSALTHNPYNLSYWGDEASMEFKGWAEEAVFILGIGNNLIRSKVGNYIRSKGFSCLSLIHPASSVSSFSEIGEGTFVARNAAINPFCKIGMDVIINTSASIDHECTIGAGSHIAPGAVLAGNVTVGEQAFIGANAVIKQGVKIENGAVVGAGSVVIKDVAQNKLVIGNPAKESNER; this is encoded by the coding sequence GTGCCAGAGAAGACTAAGCAGTGCTGTCTTTTAGGTTATGCGGGACATGGGCTTGTAGTAGCAGAAGCCGCAATGCTGTTAAAAATGAACTTAATTGCTTATGCCGATAAAAGCGCATTAACGCACAATCCTTATAACCTGAGTTATTGGGGTGACGAGGCGTCAATGGAGTTTAAAGGTTGGGCTGAAGAAGCTGTGTTTATCCTGGGTATTGGAAATAACCTCATCCGTTCAAAAGTGGGCAACTACATTCGTTCGAAAGGTTTTAGCTGCCTATCACTTATCCATCCGGCAAGCAGCGTCTCTTCTTTTAGCGAAATTGGAGAAGGCACTTTCGTGGCGCGGAATGCCGCCATTAATCCTTTTTGTAAAATAGGAATGGATGTAATCATAAACACCTCAGCCAGCATTGACCATGAATGTACCATTGGTGCAGGATCGCATATTGCGCCTGGAGCCGTGCTGGCGGGAAATGTAACAGTAGGGGAGCAGGCCTTTATTGGCGCCAATGCTGTGATTAAGCAAGGTGTTAAAATTGAGAATGGCGCTGTGGTAGGGGCTGGATCCGTAGTGATAAAAGATGTAGCCCAAAATAAGTTGGTAATAGGAAATCCCGCGAAGGAGAGCAATGAGCGATAA
- the neuB gene encoding N-acetylneuraminate synthase: MSDKVLIIAEAGVNHNGNLAIAKQLIDVGADAGVDLVKFQTFKADTIVSKQALKASYQKENTGGADASQYAMLKSLELSEADHTELIAYSTARGVGFFSTAFDTAGLDYLHSIGFQHFKVPSGEITNYPYLKKLAAFAKPVILSTGMAGLQEIEEALNVLTANGLTRSDITVLHCNTEYPTPMEDVNLKAMNAIGEALGVKIGYSDHTLGIEVPIAAVALGATVIEKHFTLDRNLPGPDHRASLEPDELKEMVSAIRNIEKAISGSGLKEPSKSEGKNRDIVRKSIHLKTDIKAGESISEKNIIPLRPGDGISPMEWETVMGKKVNKEIKAFEKLRWEDLV; the protein is encoded by the coding sequence ATGAGCGATAAAGTACTAATCATAGCGGAAGCAGGGGTAAACCACAATGGGAATTTAGCTATTGCTAAACAGCTTATTGATGTGGGGGCTGATGCCGGAGTTGACCTGGTAAAATTCCAAACCTTTAAAGCCGATACCATTGTGAGCAAGCAGGCATTGAAGGCCTCCTACCAAAAGGAAAACACCGGGGGTGCTGACGCTTCGCAATATGCAATGCTCAAATCACTGGAGTTATCGGAGGCTGATCATACTGAACTTATCGCGTATAGCACGGCAAGGGGCGTAGGGTTTTTTTCTACAGCCTTTGACACAGCGGGGTTGGATTATCTGCATTCAATAGGCTTTCAACACTTTAAAGTTCCCAGTGGGGAGATTACCAACTATCCTTATTTAAAAAAACTGGCAGCGTTTGCAAAACCGGTTATCCTGTCTACCGGCATGGCGGGCTTGCAGGAAATAGAGGAAGCACTTAATGTTTTAACGGCAAATGGATTAACCAGATCAGATATTACGGTGCTGCATTGCAACACGGAATATCCCACCCCAATGGAGGATGTAAATCTTAAAGCCATGAACGCAATAGGAGAAGCCCTGGGGGTAAAGATTGGATATTCAGATCATACGCTCGGAATTGAAGTGCCGATTGCTGCAGTTGCATTGGGCGCTACAGTCATCGAAAAGCACTTTACGCTTGACCGCAATTTACCCGGCCCTGATCACAGGGCTTCGCTTGAGCCTGATGAGTTAAAGGAAATGGTCTCGGCCATCAGGAATATAGAAAAGGCCATTTCCGGAAGCGGCCTGAAGGAGCCAAGCAAGAGCGAAGGCAAAAACAGGGATATTGTAAGGAAAAGCATTCACCTCAAAACAGATATTAAGGCTGGGGAAAGTATATCCGAAAAAAATATTATCCCGCTCCGTCCGGGTGATGGCATAAGCCCAATGGAATGGGAAACGGTGATGGGAAAAAAGGTAAATAAAGAAATTAAGGCATTTGAAAAACTGAGATGGGAGGACCTGGTTTGA